A single region of the Deefgea piscis genome encodes:
- a CDS encoding tape measure protein, with protein sequence MADNNVTIKINADAGGVEREARKASTSISDMARGMAGSFTGSAAAAANLNGSLGQMANSASGAFDVKNIGLFTASLVAAGVAAVGLAAGFGVGKLVSVEREFGTLNAQLETATGSMDAAKAKFAELEGLAGTLPESLQDVVGGFVKLKNLGLDPSSKAIASYANTAGALGKSLNEMIEAVADASTGEFERLKEFGIKASKQGDSVKLTFQGVTTTVKNNAQEIEGYLRKLGDVTFAGGAEKRMKTLEGEISNLGDTWDGVFRKINGAGVGSMLATGVNEITESLKSAGVELESAASSFSGWVQDNAESLGRVWEQTKGLAGDLWDAGSAIVSWGAGLSDALGGVDVLGFAIFSVRLGVAGIIDGFNLVSATVVGMGGVLIDALVAPINAALQGIGNLASGFAKVLSAGASVASVTGADSIAAGFNKASSAVGSFSVATLDVKKTLGGLGQSARDYADGVVDSFGRGDTATQRLINGSDLATEALKKTGKAADDVTQPIKKTADASDAAAKAMKKAADAAENFGASLSKRLAEDGLDEFGKLRLEAEKIAAPLKNGAVLLGAWNHQIDQLMSAKFAREEIDRLSKAFADAAKSNAELVNSARDEAEQFGLSKVQIAELTLAKKELLLVEMQREANMGAGINSMDNEQKLLKDQIKAMKEALGFQRDLEGKEVTAEWIKNQADAAQKTRDEWQKTSDSISTSITDALMRGFEDGKDFAKNFKDTLVNMFKSLVLQPIIKMGVQGGLSAVGLGSLAGTANASAGGVNLGGMDLSGLITKGIGGIASLAGASASGIGGIAAGASVAGQGATLAASSMGSLASSLGSVASTLGTVMPYVGVAIAAYTMFKKFEGGETRSGTDLAVDAAGSVRKVQGPSGGDFTQGGAANQLSAMVSNVNGILAATGSQLKVASGYGALETSKNGKGFAYAGGVLSNGVGFGNVGDNETLRQVGRGSKTAEQAAAEYTARINDAMVSAIAASDAPNAVKKIIANGGASDAVIAAIGEQANAVAGFGAVIGLLPMAQLSALTYDAKAGLLGFAGGLENLTGSLKTYYDNFYTDAEKSANVTRNMTDALSAVGVKLPETREAFRAVVEAQDLTTESGQKAYAALLGVSGAFAELHPIINAVDESATAAAAALELQNRAAKNAVEIATERFNLEGQLLAAQGNTVALRERELAAISASNRAIQNQIYALQDQKAATDAAMTALEQSANAEKAAVKSTLDGRLGVLNEQKNAEVSAFEAQKAIIAAQNSARLEMASAQLDAQKAAYQAQIDGAKSALSALKSVFNGIQSAIDRLSGSQQDLADMQYEQAKAAVAGALQAAKSGTFTPSDALNQQLDVVSRIDANRFSSAADFAREQLVTAGQLRELGSLVDAKISTADQQVVLLEQSVAAIESQGRDMKAAFEASAAAQFTQLETQHKDNLGKLDTQIGLAQNQYDADITRLDGIVSAAREQLEIAQGTWTETKSLNASTQAFNASLAALLAQQAQRSAASDARLAQLAALNAELIRELQGLRSDQAAQSRAIAESTQKTAKVLARWDGDGQPEVRAV encoded by the coding sequence ATGGCTGACAATAATGTAACCATCAAAATCAACGCCGATGCGGGGGGCGTAGAGCGTGAAGCGCGTAAGGCATCGACTTCGATCAGCGATATGGCGCGCGGTATGGCCGGTAGCTTCACTGGTTCAGCAGCCGCTGCGGCTAATTTAAATGGCAGTTTAGGCCAAATGGCCAATTCAGCCAGCGGCGCGTTTGATGTTAAAAACATCGGCCTTTTCACTGCCTCACTGGTTGCTGCCGGTGTGGCCGCAGTCGGTTTGGCGGCAGGTTTTGGCGTCGGTAAATTAGTCAGCGTCGAGCGCGAGTTTGGCACGCTCAATGCCCAGCTTGAAACCGCCACCGGCTCGATGGATGCCGCTAAAGCCAAGTTTGCTGAATTAGAGGGCTTGGCCGGCACATTGCCCGAGTCGCTGCAAGACGTGGTCGGCGGCTTCGTTAAATTAAAAAACTTGGGTTTAGACCCTTCGTCAAAAGCCATTGCCAGCTACGCCAATACCGCTGGTGCGCTGGGTAAATCACTCAATGAAATGATTGAGGCCGTCGCCGATGCATCAACTGGTGAGTTTGAGCGCCTCAAAGAATTTGGTATTAAAGCCAGCAAACAAGGCGATAGCGTCAAACTGACGTTTCAGGGCGTAACGACCACCGTTAAAAATAACGCCCAAGAGATCGAAGGTTATCTGCGCAAATTAGGTGACGTTACTTTTGCCGGTGGCGCCGAAAAGCGCATGAAAACCCTAGAGGGTGAAATCTCTAATCTTGGCGACACGTGGGATGGTGTCTTTCGCAAAATCAACGGCGCAGGCGTCGGCAGTATGCTGGCAACGGGGGTTAATGAAATCACTGAAAGCCTAAAAAGTGCGGGGGTTGAGTTAGAAAGCGCAGCATCGAGCTTTAGCGGATGGGTGCAAGACAACGCCGAATCATTAGGCCGTGTTTGGGAGCAAACTAAAGGCTTGGCGGGTGATTTGTGGGATGCGGGTAGCGCGATTGTTTCGTGGGGCGCAGGTTTATCGGATGCGTTGGGTGGTGTTGATGTGCTGGGTTTCGCTATTTTTAGCGTGCGCCTAGGGGTGGCTGGCATCATTGACGGTTTCAATTTAGTCAGCGCGACTGTCGTTGGTATGGGCGGTGTTTTGATCGATGCGTTGGTCGCGCCGATTAATGCCGCGCTGCAAGGCATTGGCAATTTAGCCAGTGGTTTTGCCAAAGTTTTATCCGCTGGCGCATCAGTGGCCAGTGTCACCGGCGCGGATAGCATCGCGGCGGGATTTAATAAAGCCAGTAGTGCAGTCGGTAGCTTTAGCGTCGCCACGCTGGATGTGAAAAAAACCCTGGGTGGCTTAGGCCAAAGTGCGCGTGATTACGCCGATGGGGTGGTTGATTCATTTGGACGTGGTGATACGGCAACGCAGCGTTTAATCAATGGCAGCGATCTTGCCACCGAAGCGCTTAAAAAAACTGGCAAAGCCGCTGATGATGTCACTCAACCAATTAAAAAAACCGCCGATGCTTCCGATGCCGCCGCTAAAGCGATGAAAAAGGCCGCCGACGCGGCTGAAAACTTCGGCGCCTCACTCAGTAAGCGCCTTGCTGAAGACGGCCTTGATGAGTTCGGCAAACTACGTCTTGAAGCTGAAAAAATCGCCGCGCCGCTTAAAAATGGCGCTGTGTTGTTGGGGGCGTGGAATCATCAAATCGACCAATTAATGAGCGCTAAATTCGCGCGCGAAGAGATTGATCGCCTCAGTAAAGCCTTTGCCGATGCGGCCAAAAGCAATGCCGAATTAGTCAATTCAGCACGCGATGAAGCCGAACAGTTTGGTTTGAGCAAGGTGCAAATTGCTGAATTAACGCTGGCCAAAAAAGAATTGCTGCTGGTTGAAATGCAGCGCGAAGCCAATATGGGCGCGGGCATCAACAGCATGGACAATGAGCAAAAATTGCTCAAAGACCAGATCAAAGCAATGAAAGAAGCGTTGGGCTTTCAGCGTGATCTCGAAGGCAAAGAGGTCACTGCTGAATGGATTAAAAACCAAGCCGATGCCGCCCAAAAAACTCGCGATGAATGGCAAAAAACCAGCGACAGCATCAGCACATCGATCACCGATGCACTGATGCGCGGCTTTGAAGATGGCAAAGACTTTGCCAAAAACTTCAAAGACACACTGGTCAATATGTTCAAGTCCTTGGTCTTGCAGCCCATCATCAAAATGGGCGTGCAAGGTGGGCTTAGCGCTGTGGGGCTAGGTAGCTTAGCAGGTACGGCCAATGCCAGTGCCGGTGGCGTTAATTTAGGCGGCATGGATTTAAGCGGTCTCATTACCAAAGGAATCGGCGGTATCGCTTCTTTAGCTGGCGCTTCGGCATCCGGTATCGGCGGTATTGCCGCTGGTGCGTCAGTAGCCGGGCAAGGGGCGACACTCGCCGCCTCATCAATGGGCAGCTTGGCATCATCACTCGGTAGCGTGGCCTCAACATTGGGCACAGTGATGCCTTATGTCGGTGTGGCCATCGCCGCGTATACCATGTTTAAAAAATTTGAGGGGGGCGAAACCCGTAGCGGTACTGATTTGGCGGTGGATGCCGCAGGCAGTGTGCGTAAAGTCCAAGGCCCATCGGGCGGTGATTTCACGCAGGGCGGCGCGGCGAATCAGTTGTCAGCAATGGTCAGTAACGTGAACGGCATTTTGGCGGCGACGGGTTCGCAGCTCAAAGTCGCTAGCGGTTATGGCGCGCTTGAAACCAGTAAAAACGGCAAGGGCTTTGCGTATGCCGGCGGGGTGTTGTCGAATGGCGTTGGCTTTGGGAATGTTGGCGATAACGAGACGCTGCGGCAAGTTGGGCGCGGCAGTAAAACCGCCGAACAAGCCGCCGCTGAATACACTGCCCGGATTAATGATGCGATGGTGTCAGCCATCGCCGCCAGTGATGCCCCTAACGCGGTTAAAAAAATCATTGCGAATGGCGGCGCATCCGATGCAGTGATTGCCGCTATCGGTGAGCAAGCCAATGCAGTGGCAGGATTTGGCGCGGTGATTGGTTTACTGCCGATGGCGCAATTGTCGGCATTAACGTATGACGCTAAAGCAGGGTTACTTGGGTTTGCCGGTGGTTTAGAAAACCTGACTGGCTCGCTCAAAACGTATTACGACAACTTTTATACCGACGCTGAAAAATCCGCGAATGTCACGCGCAACATGACGGATGCGCTGAGCGCAGTTGGGGTGAAATTACCCGAGACTCGCGAGGCGTTTCGTGCGGTGGTTGAGGCGCAAGACTTAACCACAGAGTCGGGGCAAAAAGCCTATGCCGCTTTGCTGGGGGTGTCGGGCGCTTTTGCTGAATTACACCCGATTATTAATGCTGTCGATGAATCTGCGACTGCAGCCGCAGCGGCACTCGAACTGCAAAATCGGGCGGCTAAAAATGCGGTTGAAATTGCGACTGAGCGTTTTAATTTAGAGGGCCAGTTATTGGCCGCTCAGGGCAACACCGTTGCATTGCGTGAGCGTGAATTAGCCGCGATTAGTGCCAGTAATCGCGCTATTCAAAATCAGATTTACGCCTTGCAAGATCAAAAGGCGGCGACTGATGCGGCGATGACTGCGCTTGAGCAATCAGCCAATGCGGAAAAAGCCGCTGTTAAATCGACGCTCGATGGGCGTTTGGGAGTGTTGAACGAGCAAAAAAATGCTGAAGTTTCGGCATTTGAAGCGCAAAAGGCGATTATTGCCGCGCAAAATTCCGCGCGATTAGAAATGGCCAGCGCGCAGCTCGATGCCCAAAAAGCCGCTTATCAAGCCCAGATCGACGGGGCTAAATCGGCATTAAGCGCCTTAAAATCGGTGTTTAATGGCATTCAATCCGCAATTGATCGTTTAAGCGGCAGTCAGCAAGATTTGGCCGACATGCAGTATGAGCAAGCCAAAGCGGCGGTGGCTGGGGCTTTGCAGGCGGCCAAGTCGGGCACATTTACACCGAGCGATGCACTCAATCAGCAGCTAGACGTTGTGAGCCGCATTGATGCCAATCGTTTTAGTAGTGCCGCTGATTTTGCCCGCGAGCAGTTAGTCACGGCGGGGCAGTTGCGCGAGTTGGGCAGTCTGGTCGACGCCAAGATCAGTACGGCAGATCAGCAGGTGGTTTTACTTGAGCAATCGGTAGCCGCGATTGAGTCGCAAGGTCGCGACATGAAAGCGGCTTTTGAAGCCAGTGCCGCAGCGCAATTCACGCAGCTGGAAACGCAGCATAAAGACAATTTGGGCAAGCTTGATACGCAAATCGGGCTAGCGCAAAACCAATATGATGCCGACATTACGCGGCTCGATGGGATTGTCTCTGCTGCTCGCGAGCAGCTTGAAATCGCACAAGGCACTTGGACTGAAACCAAGTCGCTCAATGCATCGACGCAAGCGTTTAATGCGTCGCTCGCGGCTTTGCTGGCTCAGCAAGCGCAGCGTAGTGCGGCTAGTGATGCGCGGTTGGCCCAATTAGCCGCACTCAATGCCGAACTAATCAGAGAGTTACAAGGTTTACGCAGCGATCAAGCGGCGCAAAGTCGCGCTATCGCCGAATCAACGCAAAAAACCGCCAAGGTTTTAGCGCGCTGGGATGGGGATGGTCAACCTGAAGTGAGAGCCGTATGA
- a CDS encoding phage portal protein yields MADIWLDKLIGYFAPESGLRRSYARQTLDQVRAYDGAKQGRRTSGWQASGSSANAEISAALPKLRDRSRDLARNNPHAVSIFNKFVGHAIGTGITARWSDPDVTALWNQWCEVASAEDDLDFNGLQALAARTMEESGEVIVRMRTRRPEDGLPVPMQIQLLEPDFLDHSKTEDLKNGGYIINGVEFDAIGKVVAYWLFNRHPGEAGILFKPLSPSRVDAADVLLVFKKTRPGQVRGVPRLAPVLMKLRDLDDYDDAEMVRKKIEACFTAFVTSNDQGRSLGAQTDDGKGVGPRKSRVAPGQIEYLKPGESVDFGSPSASSDGEFPRRQLRTISAGTDSTYEQVTGDLSQVNYSSARVGLIDYRAVTEQWRWLTFIPLFLRPIARRWLQLAKLSRKVKGDPTVEWFVPRWEYVDPIKDAKGELMLAAAGVLDLTDLQIGRGLDPDIQWEKVVKTHKKAQEAGVTLSYAGVTISEAETATDQPNSPAKSGA; encoded by the coding sequence ATGGCTGATATTTGGCTTGATAAATTAATTGGCTACTTCGCGCCCGAATCCGGTTTGCGGCGATCTTATGCGCGGCAAACGCTCGATCAAGTTCGTGCTTACGATGGGGCCAAACAAGGCCGCCGCACTTCGGGTTGGCAAGCGTCGGGTAGTAGCGCCAACGCTGAAATCAGCGCAGCACTGCCCAAGTTGCGGGATCGTTCCCGCGATCTGGCACGCAATAATCCGCATGCGGTCAGTATTTTTAATAAATTTGTTGGTCATGCCATCGGCACCGGTATCACGGCGCGTTGGAGTGACCCAGACGTCACCGCTTTATGGAATCAGTGGTGCGAAGTCGCCAGCGCCGAAGACGATCTTGATTTTAACGGCCTGCAAGCCTTGGCCGCTCGCACGATGGAAGAGTCGGGCGAGGTGATTGTGCGAATGCGCACCCGCCGCCCCGAAGATGGTTTGCCGGTGCCGATGCAAATTCAGCTGCTTGAGCCGGATTTTCTCGATCACAGCAAAACCGAAGACCTCAAAAACGGCGGCTACATCATCAACGGCGTGGAATTTGACGCCATCGGCAAAGTGGTCGCGTACTGGTTGTTTAATCGACACCCAGGTGAAGCAGGGATCTTGTTTAAGCCGCTAAGCCCATCGCGGGTCGATGCTGCTGATGTGTTATTGGTGTTTAAGAAAACCCGCCCTGGGCAAGTGCGTGGCGTGCCGCGTTTGGCGCCCGTACTGATGAAATTGCGCGATTTAGACGATTACGACGACGCCGAAATGGTGCGCAAGAAAATCGAGGCCTGCTTTACCGCCTTTGTCACTTCAAACGATCAAGGCCGATCACTTGGCGCGCAAACCGATGATGGCAAAGGTGTCGGCCCTCGCAAATCTCGCGTTGCACCGGGGCAAATTGAATACCTCAAGCCCGGTGAATCAGTTGATTTTGGCAGCCCATCCGCCAGTAGCGACGGTGAATTTCCCCGCCGCCAATTGCGCACGATCTCTGCGGGCACCGATTCAACGTATGAGCAAGTCACTGGCGATTTAAGCCAAGTCAATTACAGCTCGGCTCGCGTCGGTTTGATTGATTACCGCGCTGTGACCGAGCAATGGCGCTGGCTGACGTTTATTCCGCTGTTTTTACGCCCCATCGCACGGCGCTGGCTGCAGCTGGCCAAGCTCTCGCGCAAGGTAAAAGGCGATCCAACGGTGGAATGGTTTGTACCGCGTTGGGAATACGTTGACCCGATTAAAGACGCGAAAGGCGAGCTGATGTTAGCCGCTGCCGGTGTTTTGGATTTGACCGACTTGCAAATTGGGCGCGGTCTTGACCCAGATATTCAATGGGAAAAGGTCGTCAAAACGCACAAGAAAGCGCAAGAGGCCGGTGTCACTCTGAGTTATGCCGGTGTGACGATTTCTGAGGCGGAAACCGCCACCGACCAACCAAACAGCCCAGCCAAAAGCGGGGCTTAA
- a CDS encoding phage head-tail joining protein yields MAVTQAQLDALDGAIATGELEVEYDGKRIKYRSIDELMKARNFVFGQIAQQSPSTITPTSAVAEFSRD; encoded by the coding sequence ATGGCAGTAACTCAAGCCCAGCTCGATGCGCTAGATGGCGCGATTGCCACTGGCGAGCTTGAAGTTGAGTACGACGGTAAACGGATTAAGTACCGATCTATCGACGAGCTTATGAAAGCGCGAAATTTTGTCTTTGGGCAAATCGCACAGCAAAGCCCATCCACCATTACACCCACCTCGGCGGTGGCTGAATTTTCGAGGGATTAA
- a CDS encoding phage tail assembly chaperone, which produces MFKLQPKPTFKAKIALSIPGQDKQVEVTIEFKHLPRPQVKEFFDQLEGKKDHEALSEIVVGWDGIDAPFDHAALETLCVNYPTAGSELFAGFRKSFLESRTKN; this is translated from the coding sequence ATGTTTAAATTGCAGCCAAAACCGACTTTCAAAGCCAAAATCGCGCTCTCGATTCCGGGGCAAGACAAGCAAGTCGAAGTCACTATTGAATTCAAGCATCTGCCGCGCCCGCAAGTGAAAGAATTTTTTGACCAGCTCGAAGGCAAAAAAGACCACGAAGCATTAAGCGAAATCGTCGTCGGTTGGGACGGGATTGATGCGCCATTCGATCACGCAGCGCTCGAAACTCTCTGCGTCAACTACCCAACTGCGGGTTCTGAATTGTTTGCCGGTTTTCGCAAATCGTTCTTGGAATCACGCACAAAAAACTAA
- a CDS encoding DUF2190 family protein → MKNYVQQGEVVSVLAPYAVASGDGVLLGSLFGIATNAAAINAPVEIRRYGVYDLTAVNTDVATVGAKAYWDNAARRVTTTVASNALIGVFTAAKANGDLTARVVLDASIR, encoded by the coding sequence ATGAAAAACTATGTTCAGCAGGGCGAAGTCGTTTCCGTATTGGCGCCGTATGCCGTGGCTTCTGGCGATGGTGTTTTACTCGGTAGCTTATTTGGTATCGCTACAAATGCCGCAGCGATTAATGCCCCCGTCGAAATTCGCCGTTATGGCGTTTACGACTTAACCGCAGTGAATACCGATGTCGCTACTGTTGGTGCAAAAGCGTATTGGGATAACGCTGCTCGCCGCGTGACCACTACGGTGGCATCCAATGCCCTGATCGGCGTATTCACCGCCGCCAAGGCCAATGGTGATTTAACTGCCCGTGTCGTACTTGACGCATCGATCCGCTGA
- a CDS encoding DUF1799 domain-containing protein produces MPPELAAEYLAQMPAATPDEVDVYPENWLAYQVFMAMGTQWRIGMNGKTGLDYNVIPMMERRFKVEPDQSDDLFEALQVLEVETLNIWSEQNNG; encoded by the coding sequence TTGCCGCCTGAATTGGCCGCTGAGTATCTAGCCCAAATGCCAGCCGCCACGCCCGATGAAGTCGACGTCTACCCCGAAAACTGGCTGGCGTATCAAGTGTTTATGGCCATGGGCACACAGTGGCGTATCGGCATGAATGGCAAAACGGGATTGGATTACAACGTCATACCCATGATGGAGCGGCGCTTTAAAGTCGAGCCAGATCAATCTGATGATCTATTTGAAGCGCTGCAAGTGCTCGAAGTGGAAACCTTAAACATCTGGTCGGAGCAAAACAATGGCTGA
- a CDS encoding prohead protease/major capsid protein fusion protein yields MPKTTLPLATRAAPVSSVNAETRTITLVWTTGAGVRRYDWCHDRYYQELLDVTPEAIDLTRLNNGAPLLNTHSSWDLSDIVGVVERAWIENGEGLAEVRFSERPELEGLWKDVQSGVIRNVSVGYSVDRLQMTQDDAGNWIYRAVGWTPHEISLVPIPADAGCGTRSEKTEGIREYPVEIIERTADVGRDEGQQITADPVAVNTASADFNQRSEENMTPEQIAAAAAEKRAADEALVKQERARAAEINTQVRSVGLDQAIADDLIERGVSADAAAKEVLAKLAERSNANPIRTPRVETLADETDIRREAIAASVMHRAGQLKDLPDTAREFRGFTLPELARYSLEKQGIDVRGLSRPEIVQRSLMGTTDFSIALGNAVGRVLRGAYEAAPKSFERWARKGNLTDFRPSTRVTISSAAQLERVGEHGEIKQGFLNDAGEQIQLASYAKKIGITRQVIINDDLDVFGRIPLAFANGALQMESQMVYGILTGNPVMADGVALFHASRGNLAGAGSAISVAALAAGRAAMRLQKDPTSKEPLNLLPSFLIVPAGKETEAEQFLAQITANTSGGVNPFAKSLELIVEPRLDATSAVSWYLAANPGLVDTVEYAYLEGAEGLQIFTRDAFSSGNDFEGVEVMAREDFATKAIDFRGLYRNPGA; encoded by the coding sequence ATGCCAAAAACCACCTTACCGCTCGCCACCCGTGCAGCGCCAGTATCGAGTGTGAATGCGGAAACTCGCACTATCACCTTGGTTTGGACTACGGGCGCGGGTGTGCGGCGCTATGACTGGTGCCATGATCGCTATTACCAAGAATTGCTCGATGTCACACCTGAGGCGATTGATTTAACGCGACTGAATAACGGCGCGCCCTTGCTCAATACGCATTCAAGCTGGGATTTAAGCGACATCGTTGGTGTAGTCGAACGTGCATGGATTGAAAACGGTGAAGGTTTGGCCGAAGTGCGTTTCTCTGAACGCCCCGAACTCGAAGGCTTATGGAAAGACGTGCAATCCGGCGTGATTCGCAATGTCTCGGTCGGCTATTCAGTAGATCGCTTGCAAATGACGCAAGACGATGCAGGCAATTGGATTTATCGCGCTGTGGGCTGGACGCCGCACGAGATTAGCTTGGTACCGATTCCAGCGGATGCCGGTTGCGGTACTCGCAGCGAAAAAACCGAGGGTATTCGTGAATATCCCGTCGAAATCATCGAGCGCACGGCGGATGTCGGGCGTGATGAAGGCCAGCAAATCACCGCTGACCCAGTAGCAGTAAACACGGCATCCGCCGATTTTAATCAACGTAGTGAGGAAAATATGACTCCAGAACAAATCGCCGCTGCAGCAGCCGAAAAACGTGCGGCTGATGAGGCCTTAGTCAAACAAGAACGCGCTCGCGCTGCCGAAATCAATACCCAAGTGCGCAGCGTCGGCCTAGATCAAGCCATCGCCGATGATCTGATTGAGCGTGGTGTTTCTGCTGACGCAGCAGCGAAAGAAGTGCTCGCTAAATTGGCTGAACGCAGCAACGCCAATCCAATCCGCACACCGCGCGTGGAAACCTTGGCGGATGAAACCGATATTCGCCGTGAAGCGATTGCGGCTTCAGTGATGCACCGTGCAGGCCAGCTAAAAGACTTGCCCGATACAGCGCGTGAATTCCGTGGTTTTACTTTGCCAGAATTGGCCCGTTACAGCTTGGAAAAACAAGGTATCGATGTGCGTGGCTTGAGCCGTCCTGAAATCGTACAGCGTTCCTTGATGGGTACCACCGATTTCTCGATTGCCTTGGGTAATGCGGTCGGTCGTGTCTTGCGTGGTGCCTATGAGGCAGCGCCAAAATCATTCGAGCGTTGGGCGCGTAAAGGGAATCTGACCGATTTCCGCCCATCCACTCGCGTCACAATTTCATCAGCAGCGCAATTAGAGCGTGTTGGTGAACATGGTGAAATCAAACAGGGCTTCTTAAATGATGCAGGCGAACAAATCCAGCTCGCTAGCTACGCTAAGAAAATCGGCATTACCCGTCAAGTTATTATCAATGATGACTTAGATGTGTTTGGCCGTATTCCTTTAGCGTTCGCCAATGGCGCGCTGCAAATGGAAAGCCAAATGGTGTACGGCATCCTGACAGGTAATCCTGTGATGGCCGATGGTGTGGCCTTATTCCATGCCTCTCGCGGTAATTTGGCGGGTGCGGGTTCGGCAATTTCGGTGGCCGCTTTGGCAGCAGGCCGCGCGGCAATGCGCTTGCAAAAAGACCCGACGAGCAAAGAACCGCTCAACCTGCTGCCTTCGTTCTTGATTGTGCCGGCGGGTAAAGAAACCGAAGCTGAGCAATTCTTGGCGCAAATCACCGCCAATACCTCAGGCGGCGTAAATCCATTCGCTAAATCGCTGGAATTGATTGTCGAACCGCGCCTCGATGCAACATCGGCAGTGTCGTGGTACTTGGCAGCGAATCCTGGCTTAGTCGATACCGTTGAATACGCTTACCTCGAAGGCGCTGAAGGTTTGCAAATCTTCACCCGCGATGCGTTCAGCTCGGGCAACGATTTTGAAGGCGTTGAAGTGATGGCGCGTGAAGACTTCGCCACCAAAGCGATTGACTTCCGTGGTCTGTATCGCAATCCAGGCGCTTAA
- a CDS encoding phage tail protein has product MAIYVPAGSKIFIQSAIGAAQNVTGLTLAKPPVATAQTTAPANGDYVAFLNMVGPSQLNDGLVKAANVNGPAKTFELKDQDTTGYSALISGQMQVVTLGTELTTASEFSFSGGGQQFAEYKVLSETTKRKIPTETDGIETQVKVLWDPMDAVQVRLRQASDTRQKLAMKIQYPNGLEMLFFGYIGFSGTPEGGGNEVHTATVSITQASAPRYTL; this is encoded by the coding sequence ATGGCTATTTATGTTCCTGCCGGATCGAAAATCTTTATTCAATCCGCCATCGGCGCCGCACAAAACGTCACCGGCTTAACACTGGCTAAGCCGCCAGTGGCTACAGCACAAACCACCGCACCAGCCAATGGTGATTACGTTGCGTTTTTAAACATGGTTGGCCCAAGCCAGTTGAACGATGGCCTAGTTAAAGCAGCCAACGTCAACGGCCCAGCTAAGACGTTTGAACTCAAAGACCAAGACACCACTGGCTATTCCGCGCTGATTTCAGGCCAGATGCAAGTCGTCACACTGGGCACTGAATTAACCACTGCCAGCGAATTTAGTTTCAGCGGTGGTGGTCAGCAGTTTGCCGAATACAAGGTGCTGTCTGAAACCACCAAACGCAAAATTCCGACTGAAACAGACGGCATCGAAACCCAAGTGAAAGTCTTGTGGGACCCAATGGATGCGGTGCAAGTGCGCTTGCGCCAAGCGTCGGACACCCGCCAAAAGTTGGCAATGAAAATTCAATACCCTAACGGCCTTGAAATGCTGTTCTTCGGTTACATCGGTTTTTCGGGTACGCCCGAAGGCGGTGGTAATGAAGTCCACACCGCTACGGTGAGCATTACGCAAGCCTCCGCACCACGCTACACCTTGTAA